The Pirellulales bacterium genome includes a window with the following:
- a CDS encoding DUF1573 domain-containing protein, giving the protein MKRRSFRFPLSLLLLLSALLCGVLLGTVLATVNFHAFTSDEELFGVKSTSEDPRFPAMPPAHGPQPRVVVENGTSFDFGQVETGVLQRHGFIFKNIGQYPLRLRQGTTTCKCTISNIDTEEIAPGKTAVVTLEWEVKGTQDEYRQIASIYTNDPLQRMVKLEVTGRRQVSLYATPHALTFSKAQDETLTLETTVHATQAGAKIVSLDFTDPKAHEQFELAYEPVTPNTAADSAPTSDFLVRATTKPGLPLGAIQQTIRVTTDLRGVAPLDIKLSGTVNSDISVVGAGWNNARDVLELGTVQRGVETSRKLLLLVKGPHRDEVEFTVEGTDPPPLVATLGGGESKGEGRVRQFPLTITVPADCPTVNRQGTAQGPFATVRLKTTHPSQPELVIHVRFVVEG; this is encoded by the coding sequence ATGAAACGCCGCTCCTTTCGCTTCCCACTCTCGCTGCTGCTCTTGCTTTCGGCGCTGCTCTGCGGCGTCTTGTTGGGCACGGTGCTCGCCACGGTAAATTTCCACGCGTTCACCTCGGACGAAGAATTGTTCGGCGTGAAGTCGACGAGCGAGGATCCCCGCTTCCCCGCCATGCCCCCCGCCCATGGCCCGCAGCCGCGCGTGGTGGTCGAGAATGGCACGTCGTTCGACTTCGGCCAGGTCGAGACGGGCGTGCTGCAGCGGCACGGCTTTATCTTCAAGAACATCGGCCAATACCCGCTCCGCCTGCGGCAAGGCACGACCACCTGCAAGTGTACGATCAGCAACATCGACACCGAGGAGATCGCCCCCGGCAAGACGGCCGTGGTGACCCTGGAATGGGAAGTCAAAGGCACGCAGGATGAGTACCGCCAGATCGCGTCGATCTACACGAACGATCCCTTGCAGCGGATGGTCAAGCTCGAAGTGACTGGCCGGCGCCAGGTCTCGCTCTATGCGACCCCCCACGCACTAACGTTCAGCAAGGCCCAGGACGAAACGCTGACCCTGGAAACGACGGTGCATGCCACACAGGCGGGGGCGAAAATCGTCTCGCTCGACTTCACCGACCCCAAGGCCCACGAGCAATTCGAGCTGGCGTACGAGCCCGTAACGCCGAACACCGCGGCCGATTCGGCCCCCACGTCCGACTTCCTCGTTCGCGCGACGACGAAACCGGGGTTGCCGCTCGGAGCCATTCAACAGACAATTCGCGTCACGACCGACCTCCGAGGGGTGGCTCCCTTGGATATCAAGCTCTCGGGCACGGTAAATAGCGATATTTCCGTGGTCGGAGCCGGCTGGAACAATGCCCGCGACGTACTGGAATTGGGTACCGTCCAACGGGGCGTCGAGACCAGTCGCAAGCTGCTGTTGCTCGTCAAAGGCCCCCACCGCGACGAGGTGGAGTTCACCGTCGAGGGGACCGATCCACCACCCCTGGTGGCCACGCTCGGGGGAGGCGAATCGAAAGGGGAGGGCCGAGTCCGGCAGTTTCCGCTGACCATTACAGTGCCCGCCGATTGCCCGACGGTAAATCGACAGGGAACGGCCCAAGGTCCTTTCGCCACGGTCCGATTGAAAACGACACATCCCTCGCAACCCGAGTTGGTGATTCACGTCAGGTTCGTCGTCGAAGGCTGA
- a CDS encoding O-antigen ligase family protein, protein MAKSVSRSREKRPSTEPRSAAPVEAFDRARPWLLAGAALLCVARPLIPSIHVELQGNDAPFVMLWLILFSLSLALLWRQGEAWLRAEFIDLALLVTVALYAASGLVACWNGAAPRPAINMTWTWIGYGAAFFVVRQLLRTPAEARALAAVMIALAATSCGYALHEYFISQPATVAEYERDPEAALRDAGMWFPPGSRERYLFEQRLHSIEPTATFALTNSLAGFLTPWLLVLAGAIVTLPARLGSRKRILSTFAATGAALLLVLLLTKSRSAVVGLSAGAALLALSPSIRRHLFTRRAAAIVGLLLVVIVVAVATGGVDIEVLAEAPKSLAYRFEYWRASWSLIAAQPVWGVGPGEFKDAYSTVKLPTASEEISDPHNFVLEIWSTAGTLVAAAFVGFLLSVFWRTWPSLRGSEDPAPATAPSAAARAADRSARMIAWGGLAGFLLAFLVPFFAGPVIDVPLSLVATVGGLAISGTMLWLLWPWVADGVLPPLVPLAALVGMTVNLLAAGGIGHPGVAGSLWLLAALATTLRDLDEPATTTSMPRLQRLGPTPLALATCLALFLSVAAAATLYHPLVMSQLAIAAAQAEPNRAEEFLDEAIAADPFGYDAPRRMAQLRFEQWRRQPSELSRKSFAAAADLWLERRPGSSEAWSQVGAWQMTIFEQTADPQAARAALEACRRAVELYPHQGVRRARLALAASAAGDRTTAQAEASEAFRLDAIMPHAEQKLDETLRARLKELVPNASDDGQRSSSADKM, encoded by the coding sequence ATGGCGAAATCGGTGTCGCGCTCGCGCGAGAAACGCCCCTCGACCGAACCGCGATCCGCGGCGCCGGTCGAGGCGTTCGATCGCGCGCGGCCGTGGCTGCTGGCCGGCGCCGCGCTGCTCTGCGTGGCGCGGCCGCTGATCCCCAGCATCCATGTCGAGCTGCAGGGGAACGACGCTCCCTTCGTGATGCTGTGGCTCATTCTGTTCTCGCTGTCGCTCGCCCTGCTCTGGCGCCAAGGCGAAGCGTGGCTGCGAGCCGAATTTATCGATCTGGCGTTGCTCGTCACCGTCGCGCTCTATGCCGCCAGCGGACTGGTCGCGTGCTGGAACGGCGCCGCGCCGCGGCCGGCAATCAACATGACGTGGACGTGGATCGGCTACGGCGCCGCCTTCTTCGTCGTCCGGCAATTGCTGCGCACGCCGGCCGAAGCCCGCGCCCTGGCGGCCGTGATGATCGCCCTGGCGGCCACGTCCTGTGGCTACGCGCTGCACGAGTATTTCATCTCGCAGCCGGCGACCGTGGCCGAGTACGAGCGCGATCCCGAGGCGGCCTTGCGCGACGCCGGCATGTGGTTTCCTCCTGGCTCGCGCGAGCGGTATCTCTTCGAACAGCGACTGCACAGCATCGAGCCGACGGCTACCTTCGCCCTGACGAACTCGCTGGCCGGGTTTCTGACGCCTTGGTTGCTCGTCTTGGCCGGCGCGATCGTGACGTTGCCCGCACGTCTGGGCTCTCGTAAGCGTATCCTTTCGACGTTTGCCGCCACCGGAGCCGCGCTGCTGCTCGTGCTGCTGTTGACGAAGAGTCGCAGCGCCGTGGTGGGGCTGAGCGCCGGCGCTGCCCTGCTAGCGCTCAGCCCCTCGATCCGCCGCCATCTGTTCACGCGACGCGCGGCAGCCATCGTGGGATTGTTGCTCGTCGTGATCGTCGTCGCCGTGGCGACCGGCGGCGTCGATATCGAGGTATTGGCCGAAGCGCCCAAGTCGCTCGCCTACCGCTTCGAATACTGGCGCGCGAGCTGGTCGTTGATCGCCGCGCAGCCGGTTTGGGGCGTGGGGCCCGGCGAGTTCAAAGATGCTTATTCAACCGTCAAGCTGCCGACGGCGAGCGAGGAGATTTCCGATCCGCACAATTTCGTACTCGAGATCTGGTCGACGGCCGGAACGCTCGTCGCCGCGGCATTCGTGGGCTTCCTGTTGTCCGTGTTCTGGCGGACCTGGCCGTCGCTACGAGGCTCCGAAGATCCTGCTCCCGCGACGGCGCCATCGGCCGCCGCCCGCGCGGCAGACCGCAGCGCGCGGATGATTGCCTGGGGTGGCCTGGCTGGTTTTCTGCTCGCGTTCCTCGTTCCCTTCTTCGCTGGTCCGGTGATTGATGTGCCCCTGTCGCTCGTCGCCACGGTCGGCGGGCTGGCCATCAGTGGCACGATGCTCTGGCTCTTGTGGCCTTGGGTCGCCGATGGCGTATTACCTCCGCTGGTGCCACTGGCGGCCCTGGTCGGGATGACGGTGAATCTGCTTGCCGCTGGCGGGATCGGCCACCCGGGCGTGGCCGGCAGCCTGTGGTTGTTGGCCGCTTTGGCGACCACGCTCCGCGACCTCGACGAGCCGGCGACGACGACATCCATGCCACGGCTCCAACGATTGGGCCCGACGCCGCTGGCCCTCGCGACCTGCCTAGCCTTGTTCCTCTCGGTGGCGGCGGCCGCGACCCTCTATCATCCCCTGGTGATGAGCCAGCTTGCAATCGCGGCCGCCCAGGCAGAACCGAACCGGGCTGAAGAGTTCCTCGACGAAGCGATCGCGGCCGATCCGTTCGGTTACGATGCCCCGCGTCGCATGGCGCAGTTGCGTTTCGAACAGTGGCGCCGGCAGCCGAGCGAGTTGTCGAGAAAAAGCTTCGCCGCCGCGGCCGATCTCTGGCTCGAGCGGCGCCCCGGCTCGAGCGAGGCCTGGAGCCAGGTCGGCGCCTGGCAGATGACGATCTTTGAACAGACGGCGGATCCCCAGGCCGCTCGGGCGGCCCTCGAGGCCTGCCGCCGCGCGGTCGAGCTCTACCCCCATCAGGGCGTGCGTCGTGCCCGCCTGGCACTGGCGGCATCGGCGGCGGGCGATCGAACGACGGCGCAGGCGGAAGCCAGCGAGGCGTTTCGCCTCGACGCCATCATGCCGCACGCCGAACAGAAGCTCGACGAGACGCTTCGCGCTCGCCTGAAAGAGCTGGTCCCAAATGCTTCGGACGACGGGCAACGCTCATCGTCCGCGGATAAAATGTGA
- a CDS encoding undecaprenyl/decaprenyl-phosphate alpha-N-acetylglucosaminyl 1-phosphate transferase — MLVAWAVGYLVLRKAPEWGLVDLPGERKVHTRVTPLGGGLAIWAGTVLPLAAGQMVLWLVTTAREPGSSLGWAVFPLPEFVELHLAGLRQEAPRLWLLLGAGTVLMLLGLADDRRGLDWRLRLSVEFAVAAVMVACGWKLTFFVEQPIITSVISVFWIVALINSFNMLDNMDALSGGVAAIVSGLLAVVMLFGPAHATGQPQLFVGGLLLVLFGSLLGFLWHNRPPARLFMGDAGAYFIGFMVAMATMMATFVGTDTPRHAILAPLCVLAVPLYDLVTVVTIRLRNGLSPFAADKRHFSHRLVELGMSKTQAVLTIYLTTAATGLGALLLYQVNTLGAVVVLLMVACSLMVVAILETTGRRSQRRK; from the coding sequence CTGCTCGTGGCCTGGGCCGTGGGGTATCTCGTGCTGCGCAAGGCGCCCGAGTGGGGGCTGGTCGACCTGCCCGGCGAGCGCAAGGTGCATACCCGCGTGACGCCTCTCGGTGGCGGACTCGCCATCTGGGCCGGCACGGTGCTTCCGCTGGCGGCCGGACAAATGGTGCTCTGGCTCGTCACGACGGCACGAGAGCCTGGCTCGTCCCTGGGCTGGGCTGTCTTTCCCCTGCCCGAGTTCGTCGAATTACACCTGGCCGGACTACGGCAGGAAGCGCCCCGTCTATGGCTGCTGTTGGGGGCTGGCACGGTCTTGATGCTATTGGGGCTGGCCGACGATCGACGAGGGCTCGACTGGCGGCTGCGTCTCTCGGTCGAGTTCGCCGTCGCCGCCGTGATGGTGGCCTGCGGCTGGAAGCTCACCTTCTTCGTCGAGCAGCCGATCATCACCTCGGTGATCTCGGTCTTCTGGATCGTGGCGCTCATCAACTCGTTCAACATGCTCGACAACATGGACGCCCTCTCGGGCGGGGTCGCGGCGATCGTCTCGGGACTGCTGGCCGTCGTGATGTTGTTCGGCCCCGCGCATGCGACGGGGCAGCCGCAACTCTTCGTCGGGGGTCTGCTGCTGGTGCTGTTCGGCTCGCTGCTCGGCTTCTTGTGGCACAATCGGCCGCCGGCCAGACTCTTCATGGGGGATGCGGGCGCGTACTTCATCGGCTTCATGGTGGCGATGGCCACGATGATGGCCACCTTCGTCGGCACGGACACGCCTCGGCACGCGATCCTCGCCCCCCTCTGCGTGCTGGCCGTCCCGCTCTACGACCTGGTGACCGTCGTCACGATTCGCCTGCGCAATGGACTCAGTCCCTTTGCCGCCGACAAACGCCACTTTTCGCACCGCTTGGTCGAGCTGGGCATGTCGAAGACGCAGGCCGTGCTGACGATCTACCTCACCACGGCGGCCACCGGATTGGGCGCTCTGCTGCTCTATCAGGTGAACACGCTGGGAGCCGTGGTCGTGTTGCTGATGGTCGCTTGCTCGTTGATGGTGGTCGCCATCCTCGAGACGACCGGTCGCCGCAGCCAGCGTCGCAAGTGA
- a CDS encoding DUF4416 family protein — translation MGDAALHPPVLPLLVLFSADPAALAWARDEVVAAWGPVALASPRFEFAETDYYAASMGHQLQLEILAFERLMPPDELPARKRQTNAWEAAYAQKGSSPSARPVNLDPGYLTPAKFVLASTKDHSHRLYLGQGIFGEVTLYYSRGAWQSRPWTYPNYQRADYQEFLTACRSWLRQHESKGPSK, via the coding sequence ATGGGTGATGCCGCCCTCCACCCGCCGGTCCTGCCGCTGCTGGTGCTCTTCAGCGCGGATCCGGCCGCACTTGCCTGGGCACGCGACGAGGTAGTCGCGGCATGGGGGCCGGTGGCGCTGGCCAGCCCCCGCTTCGAGTTCGCCGAAACCGACTATTACGCGGCGAGCATGGGGCACCAGCTCCAACTCGAGATCCTCGCCTTCGAACGGCTGATGCCCCCCGACGAGTTGCCGGCCAGAAAACGGCAAACCAATGCCTGGGAAGCCGCGTATGCCCAGAAGGGAAGCTCCCCCTCCGCGCGGCCGGTGAATCTCGACCCGGGCTACCTTACGCCGGCCAAGTTCGTCCTCGCCTCGACCAAGGATCATTCGCACCGGCTTTATCTGGGCCAGGGCATCTTCGGCGAGGTAACGTTGTACTACTCGCGCGGGGCGTGGCAGTCGCGTCCCTGGACCTATCCCAACTATCAACGCGCCGATTACCAAGAGTTTCTCACCGCCTGTCGCAGTTGGCTGCGACAACACGAGTCGAAAGGGCCGAGCAAGTGA
- a CDS encoding proline--tRNA ligase, translated as MRWSQTLLPTMKETPEGAEIPSHVLMLRAGLINQVMAGAYTYLPLGLRALRKAERIVRDEMDRAGAVELLMPALTPISLWARTGRVDAFGNVLIQFKVKRQNREVHLALGPTHEEVVTDLVAHQVSSYRQLPITLYQIQTKFRNEERPRFGVLRTSEFLMKDAYSFDTSVEALNASYDKMYEAYCRIFTRCGLKYLPVEAESGPIGGDASHEFMVVADNGEDSVVHCAACSYAANLERAEIGAAKEAPKSTAAPAVLAKVDTPKVGSIEQVSKLLKCTPRQMLKTLIYVADGDPVAVLVRGDHEANEGKVRRALGASKLELADPETIEKVTKAPVGFAGPVGLSIPIWADRDVATVANAIIGANEADKHYTGANLGRDFQVPADHFADLRNAGGGDACPRCGQELALRHAIEVGHVFKLGTKYSDALAARFLDDQEQQHSIIMGCYGIGVNRIIAAAVETSHDEAGIVWPLPIAPYEVLLAPLNVTDDEVRGAAEKLYDELTAAGIDVLLDDRDQRPGVKFKDADLVGIPLRIVIGGRGLKEGQLEVKWRWEKDPTNVPVAGAVQKIVELLAAERAKYAP; from the coding sequence GTGCGCTGGAGCCAAACGCTACTCCCCACGATGAAAGAGACGCCCGAGGGGGCCGAGATCCCCAGTCACGTCCTGATGCTGCGGGCCGGGCTCATCAACCAGGTCATGGCAGGGGCCTACACCTATCTGCCGCTCGGGCTGCGGGCCCTGCGCAAGGCCGAACGCATCGTGCGCGACGAGATGGATCGCGCCGGAGCGGTCGAGCTGCTGATGCCCGCGCTGACGCCGATCAGCCTGTGGGCCCGCACGGGTCGTGTCGACGCCTTCGGCAATGTCCTCATCCAGTTCAAGGTGAAGCGGCAGAATCGCGAGGTCCATCTCGCGCTCGGTCCCACGCACGAAGAGGTGGTAACCGATCTCGTGGCGCACCAGGTCTCGAGCTATCGCCAACTGCCGATCACGCTCTACCAGATTCAGACGAAGTTTCGCAACGAGGAGCGTCCCCGCTTCGGCGTGCTGCGGACGAGCGAGTTCCTGATGAAGGACGCCTACAGCTTCGACACCTCGGTCGAGGCGCTCAACGCCAGCTACGACAAGATGTACGAGGCGTATTGCCGCATCTTCACGCGGTGCGGGCTGAAGTATCTGCCCGTCGAGGCCGAAAGTGGCCCCATCGGCGGCGACGCTAGCCACGAGTTCATGGTCGTGGCCGACAACGGCGAAGACTCGGTCGTCCATTGTGCGGCGTGCAGCTACGCGGCCAACCTCGAACGAGCCGAGATCGGCGCGGCGAAGGAAGCGCCCAAATCGACGGCGGCGCCAGCGGTACTCGCCAAGGTCGACACCCCCAAGGTCGGCAGCATCGAGCAGGTCAGCAAGTTGTTGAAATGCACGCCTCGGCAGATGCTCAAGACGCTGATCTACGTGGCCGATGGCGATCCCGTGGCGGTCCTCGTGCGTGGCGATCACGAAGCCAACGAAGGCAAGGTGCGCCGCGCCCTGGGGGCCTCGAAGTTGGAGCTGGCCGATCCGGAGACGATCGAGAAGGTGACCAAGGCGCCGGTCGGGTTCGCCGGCCCGGTGGGGCTCTCGATCCCGATCTGGGCCGATCGCGACGTCGCCACGGTGGCCAACGCCATCATCGGCGCCAACGAAGCGGACAAGCACTACACCGGTGCGAACCTGGGACGCGATTTCCAGGTGCCGGCCGATCATTTCGCCGATCTACGGAATGCGGGCGGCGGCGATGCTTGTCCCCGCTGCGGCCAGGAGCTGGCCTTGCGGCATGCCATCGAAGTCGGGCACGTCTTCAAGCTCGGCACCAAGTACAGCGACGCGCTCGCCGCACGCTTCCTCGACGACCAGGAACAGCAGCACTCGATCATCATGGGCTGCTACGGCATCGGCGTGAATCGCATCATCGCCGCGGCCGTCGAGACGAGCCACGACGAGGCCGGCATCGTCTGGCCCCTCCCCATCGCTCCCTACGAAGTGCTGCTCGCGCCGCTGAACGTCACCGACGACGAAGTGCGCGGCGCCGCCGAAAAACTGTACGACGAACTGACGGCCGCCGGCATCGACGTGCTGCTCGACGATCGCGACCAGCGCCCTGGCGTCAAGTTCAAGGACGCCGACCTGGTGGGCATCCCGCTGCGGATCGTGATCGGCGGCCGGGGCCTGAAAGAAGGGCAGCTCGAGGTGAAGTGGCGTTGGGAGAAAGACCCCACGAACGTGCCCGTCGCCGGCGCCGTGCAAAAGATCGTCGAGCTTCTCGCGGCCGAGCGCGCCAAGTACGCTCCCTAG
- a CDS encoding adenylosuccinate lyase, producing the protein MSDTTYDNPLASRYASREMASLWSPQRKFSTWRRLWIALAETEAELGLPVTAEQIAQLRAHVDTIDFAAADAHERRLRHDVMAHVHAYGDQCPLARGIIHLGATSCFVTDNTDLILMREALGLVETRLVRVIDRLATFAATYRDLPCLGFTHLQPAQPTTVGKRATLWIYDLVLDLAEVEHRRRTLRFRGAKGTTGTQASFLALFGGDHTKVRELERRVNEKLGFAESYAVTGQTYSRKVDAQIVATLSGIAQSGHKAGTDLRLLQSRKEVEEPFETEQIGSSAMAYKRNPMRAERMCALARYAMGLEAPMSSTAATQWLERTLDDSALRRLVLPQAFLSIDALLVLYQNVASGLVVYPQVIARHLAEELPFMATENIMMAAVERGGDRQDLHERIRQHSQAAAAVVKQEGKPNDLLARLASDKAFAGIDLAGLSDARAFVGRAPEQVDEFLADVVAPIRQQYAGSLAGEAEVRV; encoded by the coding sequence ATGTCCGACACTACCTACGACAATCCCCTCGCCTCGCGGTACGCCTCGCGCGAGATGGCCTCGCTGTGGAGTCCGCAGCGGAAGTTTTCTACCTGGCGGCGTCTGTGGATCGCCCTGGCCGAGACGGAGGCCGAGCTTGGCCTGCCGGTCACCGCCGAGCAGATCGCCCAGTTGCGGGCACACGTCGACACGATCGACTTCGCCGCCGCCGACGCGCACGAGCGACGCCTGCGGCACGACGTCATGGCCCACGTTCATGCCTATGGCGATCAATGCCCGCTGGCGCGCGGCATTATTCACCTGGGGGCCACGAGCTGCTTCGTCACCGACAATACCGATCTGATCCTGATGCGCGAGGCGCTGGGGCTGGTCGAGACGCGACTCGTCCGCGTGATCGATCGCTTGGCCACCTTCGCCGCCACGTATCGCGACCTGCCCTGCCTGGGCTTCACCCATCTGCAGCCCGCCCAGCCGACGACGGTGGGCAAGCGGGCCACGCTGTGGATCTATGACCTCGTGCTCGATCTGGCCGAGGTCGAGCATCGCCGGCGCACGCTCCGCTTCCGCGGCGCGAAGGGAACCACCGGCACGCAGGCCAGCTTCCTCGCTCTGTTCGGCGGCGATCACACGAAGGTCCGCGAGCTCGAACGGCGCGTCAACGAGAAGCTGGGCTTCGCCGAGAGCTACGCCGTCACCGGGCAGACCTACTCGCGCAAGGTCGATGCCCAGATCGTGGCCACTCTCTCGGGCATTGCCCAGAGCGGCCACAAGGCGGGCACCGACCTGCGGTTGCTGCAAAGCCGCAAGGAGGTTGAAGAGCCTTTCGAGACTGAGCAGATCGGCTCGTCGGCGATGGCCTACAAACGCAACCCGATGCGCGCCGAGCGCATGTGCGCACTCGCGCGGTATGCGATGGGGCTCGAAGCCCCGATGTCGTCGACCGCGGCGACCCAGTGGCTCGAACGGACGCTCGACGACAGCGCCCTGCGCCGACTCGTGTTGCCACAGGCGTTCCTCTCGATCGACGCCCTGCTCGTCCTCTACCAGAACGTCGCCTCGGGCCTGGTGGTCTATCCCCAGGTGATCGCCAGGCACCTGGCGGAAGAGCTCCCCTTCATGGCCACCGAGAACATCATGATGGCGGCCGTCGAACGAGGTGGCGATCGCCAGGACCTGCACGAGCGCATTCGCCAGCACAGCCAAGCCGCCGCGGCGGTGGTGAAGCAAGAAGGCAAGCCGAACGATCTCCTCGCGCGCCTGGCGTCGGACAAGGCCTTCGCCGGCATCGACCTGGCTGGGCTCTCCGACGCCCGGGCCTTCGTCGGCAGGGCGCCCGAGCAGGTGGATGAATTCCTGGCCGACGTGGTCGCCCCAATCCGCCAGCAGTACGCCGGCTCGCTCGCCGGCGAGGCCGAGGTGCGGGTTTAG